The following proteins come from a genomic window of Lolium rigidum isolate FL_2022 chromosome 5, APGP_CSIRO_Lrig_0.1, whole genome shotgun sequence:
- the LOC124656427 gene encoding probable purine permease 5 isoform X2 produces the protein MEKHGGDGGGNGLRHHAIRIPLTVPAPGPDWEEPNVSLRQKASKIMSASTAAYRSKPGSFWALLVLSAGAMLTAFPASSLLSRLYYNGGGQSKWILSWSAVAGWPIPALLLLPCYLLLDGASPTWPPPLRLCLWYALLGLLSAADNLMYAWAYAYLPASTASLVAASSLAFSAVFGRLIVKEKNRMGLSTVNAIVVITAGVVIVALDSGSDRYPGVTGKQYALGFVLDVAGSALHGLIFALSELAFVTHLAAAGSNDGGASSSRFHVVLEQQVAVSLSAFAFTSAGLAAFGEAFGAMRREAAVFSAGGGGKAGYAMVLGWSAATFQLGVLGATGVVYLGSTVLAGVLNAVRVPVTSVAAVIWFHDPMSGFKILSLVITVWGFGSYMVGHSGAAKKTSMHRSRSGSQTMS, from the exons ATGGAGAagcacggcggcgacggcggcggcaatGGGCTCCGGCACCACGCCATCCGAATCCCGCTCACAGTTCCAGCCCCAGGTCCG GACTGGGAGGAGCCCAACGTCTCGCTGCGCCAGAAAGCCTCGAAGATCATGTCTGCCTCCACGGCGGCGTACCGCAGCAAGCCCGGCTCTTTCTGGGCGCTCCTCGTCCTCAGCGCCGGCGCGATGCTCACCGCGTTCCCGGCGTCGAGCCTGCTGTCGCGGCTGTACTACAACGGCGGCGGGCAGAGCAAGTGGATCCTCTCGTGGTCCGCCGTCGCCGGCTGGCCCATCCCGGCGCTGCTCCTGCTCCCCTGCTACCTCCTCCTCGACGGGGCGTCGCCGACGTGGCCGCCGCCGCTAAGGCTGTGCCTCTGGTACGCCCTGCTCGGCCTCCTCAGTGCGGCCGACAACCTCATGTACGCGTGGGCCTACGCGTACCTGCCGGCCTCcaccgcctccctcgtcgccgccTCCTCGCTCGCCTTCTCGGCGGTCTTCGGCCGCCTGATCGTGAAGGAGAAGAACCGGATGGGGCTCTCGACGGTGAACGCCATCGTGGTCATCACCGCCGGCGTGGTGATCGTGGCGCTGGACTCGGGCTCCGACAGGTACCCGGGCGTGACCGGCAAGCAGTACGCGCTGGGCTTCGTGCTGGACGTGGCCGGCTCTGCGTTGCACGGCCTCATCTTCGCGCTCTCGGAGCTCGCATTCGTCACGCACCTCGCTGCTGCCGGCAGTAATGACGGCGGCGCTTCGTCGTCCCGGTTCCACGTGGTTCTAGAGCAGCAGGTGGCGGTGTCTCTATCTGCGTTCGCATTCACGTCGGCCGGGCTCGCTGCCTTCGGGGAGGCATTCGGAGCGATGCGGAGGGAGGCGGCGGTGTTCAGCGCCGGAGGGGGAGGCAAGGCAGGGTACGCGATGGTGTTGGGGTGGTCGGCGGCGACATTTCAGCTGGGAGTGCTGGGAGCGACGGGAGTTGTGTACCTGGGCTCGACGGTGCTGGCGGGGGTGCTGAACGCGgttagggtgccggtgacgagcgTGGCGGCGGTGATCTGGTTCCATGACCCGATGAGCGGATTCAAGATCCTGTCTCTGGTAATCACGGTGTGGGGGTTCGGGTCCTACATGGTTGGCCACTCCGGCGCCGCCAAGAAAACGTCCATGCATCGATCTCGAAGCGGGAGCCAAACCATGAGCTGA
- the LOC124656427 gene encoding probable purine permease 5 isoform X1, whose translation MEKHGGDGGGNGLRHHAIRIPLTVPAPEVAAMEEDWEEPNVSLRQKASKIMSASTAAYRSKPGSFWALLVLSAGAMLTAFPASSLLSRLYYNGGGQSKWILSWSAVAGWPIPALLLLPCYLLLDGASPTWPPPLRLCLWYALLGLLSAADNLMYAWAYAYLPASTASLVAASSLAFSAVFGRLIVKEKNRMGLSTVNAIVVITAGVVIVALDSGSDRYPGVTGKQYALGFVLDVAGSALHGLIFALSELAFVTHLAAAGSNDGGASSSRFHVVLEQQVAVSLSAFAFTSAGLAAFGEAFGAMRREAAVFSAGGGGKAGYAMVLGWSAATFQLGVLGATGVVYLGSTVLAGVLNAVRVPVTSVAAVIWFHDPMSGFKILSLVITVWGFGSYMVGHSGAAKKTSMHRSRSGSQTMS comes from the exons ATGGAGAagcacggcggcgacggcggcggcaatGGGCTCCGGCACCACGCCATCCGAATCCCGCTCACAGTTCCAGCCCCAG AAGTTGCAGCGATGGAAGAGGACTGGGAGGAGCCCAACGTCTCGCTGCGCCAGAAAGCCTCGAAGATCATGTCTGCCTCCACGGCGGCGTACCGCAGCAAGCCCGGCTCTTTCTGGGCGCTCCTCGTCCTCAGCGCCGGCGCGATGCTCACCGCGTTCCCGGCGTCGAGCCTGCTGTCGCGGCTGTACTACAACGGCGGCGGGCAGAGCAAGTGGATCCTCTCGTGGTCCGCCGTCGCCGGCTGGCCCATCCCGGCGCTGCTCCTGCTCCCCTGCTACCTCCTCCTCGACGGGGCGTCGCCGACGTGGCCGCCGCCGCTAAGGCTGTGCCTCTGGTACGCCCTGCTCGGCCTCCTCAGTGCGGCCGACAACCTCATGTACGCGTGGGCCTACGCGTACCTGCCGGCCTCcaccgcctccctcgtcgccgccTCCTCGCTCGCCTTCTCGGCGGTCTTCGGCCGCCTGATCGTGAAGGAGAAGAACCGGATGGGGCTCTCGACGGTGAACGCCATCGTGGTCATCACCGCCGGCGTGGTGATCGTGGCGCTGGACTCGGGCTCCGACAGGTACCCGGGCGTGACCGGCAAGCAGTACGCGCTGGGCTTCGTGCTGGACGTGGCCGGCTCTGCGTTGCACGGCCTCATCTTCGCGCTCTCGGAGCTCGCATTCGTCACGCACCTCGCTGCTGCCGGCAGTAATGACGGCGGCGCTTCGTCGTCCCGGTTCCACGTGGTTCTAGAGCAGCAGGTGGCGGTGTCTCTATCTGCGTTCGCATTCACGTCGGCCGGGCTCGCTGCCTTCGGGGAGGCATTCGGAGCGATGCGGAGGGAGGCGGCGGTGTTCAGCGCCGGAGGGGGAGGCAAGGCAGGGTACGCGATGGTGTTGGGGTGGTCGGCGGCGACATTTCAGCTGGGAGTGCTGGGAGCGACGGGAGTTGTGTACCTGGGCTCGACGGTGCTGGCGGGGGTGCTGAACGCGgttagggtgccggtgacgagcgTGGCGGCGGTGATCTGGTTCCATGACCCGATGAGCGGATTCAAGATCCTGTCTCTGGTAATCACGGTGTGGGGGTTCGGGTCCTACATGGTTGGCCACTCCGGCGCCGCCAAGAAAACGTCCATGCATCGATCTCGAAGCGGGAGCCAAACCATGAGCTGA